ATCTTGAGAAGGCGGTTATAGACCTCCTCCACACCCTTCCGATCTACATCGCGGACATAGTACCAAACGGTAGCCTTATCAGGAACTACATTGGGCACCTTGCCGGTTTCAATTATCGCATAATGGATGCGCACCGTTGGCTTCACATGCTCCCTTAGAAAATTAGCTGCTACATCCATTATCTCAACTGCATCAAGAGCACTCCTTCCCTCCCAAGGGGCGCCAGCAGCATGAGACGACTTTCCATAGAAGGTAACGGTAAAGGAGTTCATCGCACTTGAGCTTCCGTATGAAACCTGATTCTTGGTACCCGGATGCCATACCAAAGCACAGTCAAGGTCATTGAAGTAACCATCCCGTGCCATCCACACCTTACCGACCAATGTTTCCTCAGCAGGACAACCATAGAGACGGATGGTGCCCGGAAGTTTTTCCTTCTCCATTACATATTTCACCGCCATCGCAGCGCCTACCGAAGCAGCGCCGAATAGATTGTGACCACATCCATGCCCTGGAGCTCCAGGCTTTATCGGATCCTTATAGGGAACCGCCTTCTGAGAGAGGCCGGGAAGGGCATCGTATTCCGCCAAGATGCCAATAATCGGTTTCCCCTTGCCATAGGTAGCAATAAAAGCAGTGGGCATCCCCGCTACATTCCTCTCCACCTTGAACCCAGCCTTCTCAAGCTCGGAGATGAGGAAACGGGAAGATTTATATTCGAGCATCGCGGTCTCTGCATAACTCCAGAGAGTATCACTTATCTTTATCAGCTCTGCCTTGTTCTCCTCAACCCAGGATATCGCCTCCTTCTTCTCCTTATCCCCTTTTGCCAATCCATAGGAAAAACTTGCCAAAGAAAAGGCAAAAACTACCAAGAAAAGAAATAACAACCGCCCTCTTCTCATCTCACCCTCCTTATCTCAAATACCTCACTTACTATTCTACTATCTGAGCAAATAGCAAGGAACACTTTTTAATATAAAATCGGCTCCTTCTTGACATTTGAAGATGGCTATTCTAAATTTAAAACACCTACCCTTACCAAACAAGGAAGCGATGAGGGGTAAAAGATGGCAAAAACGGGTATTAAAATTGCTCACCTTCTCTCTAGAGCGATAGATCCTCTCCTTTCTGCTGAATTTATCCGGAAGACGCTCGTCAACTATGCCGAGAAGAAGGCTTACGAACGGTTAATCGAGAAGAACCTCACTCAAAGACCCATTACGGTTCAAAAGGATAAATTCGTCCTCGTGCGAAATATGATCCATAGTTTCGACAAAGCTCTAAAGGACAACCGCATCTCCAAAAATGTGAGGAAAGCTTACCTCAACTTCTTCCTCCTCGTTTTAGGAAGGAGTGAGGAAAAAATAAGGAAATTTGAGCGAAAATACGGATTCACCCCGCCAAAGTTCCTCACCATCTCTCCGGGAAAGTTCTGTAATCTCAACTGCATCGGATGCTATGCTGCAAGCTCGAGCGCCACTTCGGAGAAATTACCTTACCACATCGTCTCTCGAATAATAAGAGAGAAAAAGGAACTATGGAACTCCTACTTCACCGTAATCTCCGGTGGGGAACCCCTTCTCTGGAGAAGCGAGGGGAAAGGGATCATCGAGCTTGCCAAAGAACATAGCGACAACTTCTTCCTGATGTATACCAATGGCACAGTGATAGATGAGGAGATGGCAAAGAAATTAGAGGAGGTAGGAAACATCACCCCAGCCATCTCAGTAGAGGGGTTCGAGAAGGAGACCGATCATAGGCGGGGAAAGGGCACCTTTAAGAAGATACTCCGTGCTTTTGAAAATCTAAGGAAATACGGCGTTCCCTTTGGTATCTCGATCACCGCCACCAGAAATAATGCAGAACTGGTGGTGTCTGAAGAGTTCGTCGATTTCTACTTCAAAAAACAAGGAGCAATTTATGGCTGGATCTTTCAATATATGCCCATAGGCCGGGGTTACAACTTCGATCTTATGGTCAGTCCGAAACAACGAGTTTACATGCTCCATAAGATGAGGGAGTTGAACAGAAACTTGGGCGTCTTCATCGCCGATTTCTGGAACTCGGGACCGGTAAGCGACGGATGTATCTCAGCAGGAAGAGGAAGGGGAGGATACTTCTACATTGACTGGAATGGAGATGTGATGCCCTGTGTGTTTGTCCCCTACTCCACCCATAATATAATCGAGGTCTATAAAAATGGCGGTGATCTCAATACCGTTCTCTTCTCCCCCTTTTTCGAAAGGATAAGGAAATGGCA
The DNA window shown above is from Acidobacteriota bacterium and carries:
- a CDS encoding radical SAM protein; the encoded protein is MAKTGIKIAHLLSRAIDPLLSAEFIRKTLVNYAEKKAYERLIEKNLTQRPITVQKDKFVLVRNMIHSFDKALKDNRISKNVRKAYLNFFLLVLGRSEEKIRKFERKYGFTPPKFLTISPGKFCNLNCIGCYAASSSATSEKLPYHIVSRIIREKKELWNSYFTVISGGEPLLWRSEGKGIIELAKEHSDNFFLMYTNGTVIDEEMAKKLEEVGNITPAISVEGFEKETDHRRGKGTFKKILRAFENLRKYGVPFGISITATRNNAELVVSEEFVDFYFKKQGAIYGWIFQYMPIGRGYNFDLMVSPKQRVYMLHKMRELNRNLGVFIADFWNSGPVSDGCISAGRGRGGYFYIDWNGDVMPCVFVPYSTHNIIEVYKNGGDLNTVLFSPFFERIRKWQKEYSYLKPKDEVGNQLRPCPIRDHYRVMYRIIREIKARPVNEEAAQAIKDKKYYDKLSAYGDTVGKLTDPIWEKEYILPEKNKAPSSLSKLRVS
- a CDS encoding amidohydrolase → MRRGRLLFLFLVVFAFSLASFSYGLAKGDKEKKEAISWVEENKAELIKISDTLWSYAETAMLEYKSSRFLISELEKAGFKVERNVAGMPTAFIATYGKGKPIIGILAEYDALPGLSQKAVPYKDPIKPGAPGHGCGHNLFGAASVGAAMAVKYVMEKEKLPGTIRLYGCPAEETLVGKVWMARDGYFNDLDCALVWHPGTKNQVSYGSSSAMNSFTVTFYGKSSHAAGAPWEGRSALDAVEIMDVAANFLREHVKPTVRIHYAIIETGKVPNVVPDKATVWYYVRDVDRKGVEEVYNRLLK